cGTTgggtggagtttttttttttctttctttttttcattctccaCAAAGCAACTATTTGCCCGGGACACGTACGTGAACCTCCTCAAATTGGCACACTAATCCTAAAAGGAGCCATGAAGTGTTAAATGGTGGAAACAGAGAGCGCGGCGCACAGACACCCGCACgctgggagagagggaggaaactGCGCTCCTCTGTGAAACAcagactgaagaaaaaaaaaaaacttatcgACTCACGAAACCAAAACCTGCGCTGCGCAAATTAGTGCGAGAAAATCCACTTTTTTCTTTGgctttgaagaaaataaataaataaatcaagctGGCTCAGTGCGTGTCTCAGCAGCCCACTTTGACAGGTGCTCCTCACACCCTTTGGAGGACTGTCAACAGCAAGAGGATGGCATCAGAGCTGGCAATGAGCAACTCCGACCTGCCCACCAGTCCCCTGGCCATGGAATATGTTAATGACTTCGATCTGATGAAGTTTGAAGTGAAAAAGGAGCCGGTGGAGCCCGATCGCAGCATCAGCCAGTGCAGCCGCCTGGTCGCCGGGGGATCCCTATCATCCACCCCGATGAGCACGCCTTGCAGCTCGGTTCCCCCCTCTCCAAGCTTCTCGGCGCCGAGTCCGGGATCAGGGAGCGAACAGAAAGCTCACTTGGAGGATTTCTACTGGATGACCGGATACCAACAGCAGTTGAACCCCGAGGCTCTGGGCTTTAGCCCGGAGGACGCCGTAGAGGCGCTGATCAGCAGCAGTCACCAGCTCCAGACCTTCGATGGCTACTCCAGAGGGCAGCAGTACGGCGGCGCAGCCGGGGCGGGAGGCGCCATGGCCGGCGAAGAGATGGGATCAGCAGCCGCCGTGGTGTCCGCGGTTATCGCTGCAGCCGCAGCTCAGAACGGtgctccccaccaccaccaccaccatcaccaccaccaccacccgggGGCACACCACCCCTCCTCCGGGTCTCAGTCCGGCGGCGGCGCAGGGGGTAACCACCAACACTTGCGCTTGGAAGATCGCTTCTCGGACGACCAGCTGGTGAGCATGTCGGTGCGGGAATTGAACCGTCAGCTCCGAGGGGTCAGCAAAGAAGAGGTGATCCGGCTGAAACAGAAGAGGAGGACACTTAAGAACAGAGGTTATGCCCAGTCCTGCCGCTACAAGCGGGTCCAGCAGCGGCACGTCCTGGAGGGGGAGAAGACGCAGCTCATACAGCAGGTGGACCACCTCAAGCAGGAGATCTCCCGGCTCGCCAGGGAAAGGGACGCCTACAAGGAGAAATACGAGAAGCTGATCAGCACCGGCTTCAGAGAAAACGGAGGATCCAGCAGCGACAACAACCCTTCGTCCCCGGAGTTTTTCATGTGAGTCTCGGCGCTGAAAAGTTTTATTAAACCGGGGCCTCAAAACgaaacgggaaaaaaaaaacttttactttGCGCGCAACTAAATTAAGTTGTGCGCGTTTGTGTTGGATTTGTTTGATAAAACTGCGTCAGTTAGTgacaaaatagttttaaaatgttctttattttctaGGTATTTTTGTTTCAGGGTGTGTGAATTATGTTTTATAACTTGATCACGTAAATGACTGAATGAGAATTAGCTTTCCACATATTTCAAAGCATCACTATTTCTGTGATGTTTCTGCGTCGACACAAATTACTTTGCTGAATAGGTGCGTCCTTACAGTCTCATGCATTCACCTCATCACCCCTGTTGTCCCTTCGAACAAAAATTGTTTTGTAAAATTCAACAGTCCTCAGGCTTGATTTtgatgtgaatttatttttgttttattgttttgttgggagacttttcttttcttgaaatgaattatctcattttcatatcATCCATTCTCCAtgtatcttgtgtgtgtgtgggggggggaccaCACCATCCAAACCAGTTTGGAAAATTTATGTCAGACTGTAATAGTTTGTGTGAAGCCATGCATGCTGGTCATGCGTGTTTTGTGTATTTACGTTTTTCTTacacttatttttttgtcaacttGTATGTAATGAATGTACTATACAATAACTGCATTGTTCAGCCTCAccactttttatttgttgaaaagTGAGAACAAGCGCATTCATCCTTCAAGTTGCTTTCACACAAGTTTGACTGGACGCTTCGACATTTCAGGCCAAGTGAcaatgtgaaatttaaaaaaaatgtttgcactcAATACTGATTTGTACTATCAAAAACCAAAAGGTGATCAGCATCGGAATATATGGTACATACAGTTATAATATAATAACTAATGCAAACTAAAGAGATTCAACAAGTGGGCCTGAAGACTAAATGCGAGGCAGAACGCATGTCCTGAAATAAACAGACTACACTGTCACAGTAAATGTTGaacaaatgatttatttatattgcaaCTCATTATTGGTGTAATTTACGTTCATTTAAGGAACTTAAAAAGTTTGCCTAGAACCCGGTGAAATCGATAAATAAACTATGATCTGTTAAGGTTCTCCTGATGTTGTAGACTAATTAAGCAAATCATCTTTTGTGACGCCCTGGATTTCTGCAGCCTGtggtaaaatgtattttttgaccAGCACTATTAACTGACAGACAGTGTTCCCTCTtaaaatggaattaaaacaATCTTACTACtcaataataaatctttatGCCTGGAAACAAATTTATTCTCCTGAAAATGTTTGTCTGTTCTCTTTAGTTCTGCATGTGGTTGTGTTTGAGATAATAGTACACACTGAAGTCATGTAAACTTAAATTGACTTAAACTTATATTTAAACAGAGGGATGAAAACCGATCAAATGTGCTATTAGAATGCTGTTAATAAATTTGTGATGTAGTTAAAGCGCAACATAGCGCACACCGCGCTTTACAGCTCCAAGACCAGGAGGAATGTCATTCAATTAATATTTGGGTTAATATGTTTCTAAATTTTTGTTTCACTGAAAAATACAGACCAATTTATTTCAAGGAATTaaccttttatttcttttgtctaaaagaaataaaattatgttCTACTTGTTGCGCAATGTATACGGCGATACTTTAAAACGCTGTAAAATGTAGATAAAACCAGACCACAATTGTCAGTATTTctaatacaattttattttgcCACAGTGTCCAATAATTGTGCTGTCTCTGCCCTAGAAAAGTTCCAGTTAATGATTGATATCAGAGTAAACTTGGACTTTTTACTCGGTGGCGGTGCACTTGTTGAATATTGTAGGtggaaagttttatttaaaatgacagcGGTCCACATGagtagaaaataaatagaagGTTTTGTCTGAATAATACTGGGTTAATTAGTTCTATATAAATATAAGGATGCTGACATCCTGCAAATTAATCAcgtctgagaaaaaaaaagacattatagAGGAAAACAATAATAAAGCCACGGGGTGACTTAAAGAGACTCGTTCCTAATGAGATTAAATCACCCCAAATTTTTGCCACGATGCGCGAGTTAATTTGGCAATCCGCCACGACCGTTTCAATGTAAAGATTCCTTCTTTGACCTGAGGCATGAAAAATGCTGATGAGacgagaaaaaaatgaaagccaCGCGTGGAACTGGCAGTGACTGTGTTTTGAAGGTCTTGACAGGTCCGGTATCCGCGGACCTGTGTGCTGAAGGTGGCCTACAGAGTGTTTGCAGGCTGACCAGCTCAGTGCGTCTTTAATGGCCATAGAGATTAAAGGCTGCGTGGATCCAGACCGGGCTACACCGCAGGGTCACATGTGTCTGTGGAAACCTGTGAGGTTATGATAGTGAGTGTTCTGGGTAGGAAGATTATATTTTCCGACGCCAGAACCTTTAATAGTCCAAGTGCTGCTTCGGAATGTTCTGATTCGTTTTGTACACCTCACGGAAACTTCCAAATCCACCGTAGCCGTGACACGTTTAAGGACTCTGTATGCCCTCTCCCACGCACGCCTTCAGGTTAACTCCCATGAACGCCCGGCGTGACGGACAAGATGGGAAAGCATGATCCCCTGGTGCCTGGAAGAATGATTTTCTCTGTGAttaaaagagagggagggagagagagagagagagagagacagagagagagagagagagtgagggagatagagagagagagagagagagagagagagagagagagagagagagagagagagagagagagagagagagagagagagagagagagagagagagagagagagagagaatgcatTTGCTTCTGCTCCTTTCAGATGATAAACGATCAGAGATGCGTCCTAGCTGAGAGGAGAGGGCCTTTTAGTGAGCATGTGTCCACTAATTTATGGCCCTCCTATCTGATTAGGTCAATATAGTGTGctatttaattacatttgtgTTATAACCTAGCACTGGAGATGCTATTCTTCTTCACGGCACCTCTTTCTCCTGTTAGGTGGACAGTACTAGTTGGGTTTCTTTTGAGGATTTTTGTGATGGGCACAGATTAACCCTGAACCTGTTTGTGCAGCAGCGTTATAGGTGACACAGGTTTCTAGTGTGTATGCCCCATTAGTCAATGTGACACAGTGATCGAGAAGAAAAATACTTATCACGGACAGGGTGTGGAAAGTGTGTGGGATGATTTTCACTCATGTGTGCTTTGACTTCTAGACAAACCAAGGGGCAGGAAGGATTCAGTGGCACtgattcacttcctgtgttgaAGGAGGACAGAATGCACAGGAAACATCTATCAGTGCCCCCTCATTAATTCTCAGTTCTCTGCTTCTTTCATTTGCAGGCTCTCTTTCATATGTACAGCATGAAGAGAAGTGTGTTTTTAGTATACAGACACACCACATTATTAATCTTATCAGTATGAACTGTAATTCTATTCTCCAGCCCAGTATATTGACTTCTGCTCTGTGATCATTTGCAGTCTGTCCAATAATTGGGTTATTAAAGATAATGTAGTTGTCTGCTGTCACAGTATTGGACTCTTTCTTTCAGGTCAACTATGGGATATCACTTTGAAATTTATCAGTATTGACACATGAATCATCATCATGTGCTTCCCTTTAATGCCTCAAAATTAATAGGACAAAGGATGTGCACACTTTTTAGTGTCTATTTGTGTGAGTGCTCAATAACCAGCCAGCATtgtcttttatttgaccttGTGGTGGAACAGTGTATATATGCTTTATCTGAGTGCATTAAATCTGTCGCACAGAGTCCGCTTTTATCATGAGAATAGCATATTGGCAGCTTTTTATGTCAATcaagaaaaagtttaaattttttaaattaaaacaaatatcaaTAATATAATCTTGATCAGcataggaaaaaaataaaaagcaaaagtgtgtaaaaaaatcatgcagaatCTTATTTAACAGCAGCACAACCAAAGTTCAAGGTGCACGACTATAACCTCTGTTTGGATTTGGATTTGTGTTTGTTGCTTCACAATCAGATGAAGCGCAacaatttatttcttaaaaagAGGTCCTGCCTTACGTTGTCAGTACCTCAAACCTTAttattgactaaaaaaaaaggaaaaaaacacatcttaaTAAAACGTGTTTTTTGCCTATTGTATTCATATCTCTTATTTCATGACACTTTTCTTTTCCTACATGTTCATTTTCTCATCTTCCCTGCAAGCGCTACCTTCCCCATGGCAAAACCCCCAATGGgttaaaaacatatttgcatTCAAAAGAGGAAACAATTTCAATCTCTTCCACTCAATCCGCATCTGCATCACTCCACACgataaacatttacatttaaagtgatttaaatCAGCTGCATTTATGTTCCTCTGTGGTCCGTCCATCATCTAGACCTGCAGAGCCGGAGCCCCTCTTCCTCTCGCTCTGTCTTCCAGTGTCCTGAGTTATGTGTCATTTATTTGAAACCCTAATAATTTAACTTGTCCCCTTCTGTCAGGGCTGTGCATGTGGTAAGAATgcagcagctgtaaagaagGTTTATGCCGCTGCCTCCGTGTGTATATCTGTCTGCATTGGCTTTACATGGTGATTTTCTCCAGCAAATAGAAGCATGGGCGCACGAGAGATAATGTGATTGCCTGAATCCAATCCTATAGTCTTGTGTTGAATTGagattactgtaaatgttcAGCTGTAAAAGAATGTGCATATAGGCTCATGTAACATCGCTGTATGGCTCCGTGGAAACGGTGGATTTGCATTTGCTTGTGCGAGGAGCTCTACTCAGGATGCATAACTAAAGGGCAATAGATGAAAGCTAATTATGATTTAATTATATGTGATCACAACATTCTCCCTCACAGATAAGCAGAGCTCAGACTGGGTTCTCAGCAGCGACATGCAGGCCAGAGTCAGTCGAGaggtgtagtgtgtgtctgtgtgtgtgtgtgtgtgtgtgtgtgtgtgtgtgtgtgtgtgtgtgtgtgtgtgtgtgtgtgtgtgtgtgtgtgtgtgtgtgtgtctatgtgagcATGCTTCAGTTTGGGTATGTGTGAGTTAGCATTAAGCAGGGTGGAGCTGGAGCTACGCCCAACCTGGTGTGTTTTACCTGCATCTCAATGAAGTGAGAGAGGTGATTTACCCTTctatcttctctctctctccctctctctccctcggTCTCTCTCAGCCAGTCCATCAGACATTGATCTCTTTGCCAGGCAAGGTGACCCACGGTGTTCAGCTCTTCCAAAGtctctcctctccctttcaTTTGTACCTGACACAGGCCTTGACCCCACACACTGGTGCCATGTTGTCGTCTTCTACATGTGAACTTCATTTCCTCTGTATcaaactcagtgtgtgtgtgagtgtgtgtgtgtgtgtgtgtgtgtgtgtgtgtgtgtgtgtgtgtgtgcgtgtgtgtgtgtgtgtgtgtttgtgtttgtgtttgtgtgtgtgacgatTGCTTGTGTGAATTAGCACACAGAGTAGGACACGTGTGTGCAAGAATATGTGGGCTATGTTTGTGTGGGAGCATATATGGAAGCCTCCACACGTGTGTGTAAATGTCCCTCTGTGTctgaccctgtgtgtgtttatcaagggatctgtttgtgttcacctatgcatgtgtgtgtgtcttcagtaTGTGTGGATTACACAGCTCAGGTATATCTGGAGGCCAGCCTTGCGCTGCTTGATGTTTTGGGGGCATTTTTTGCAGCAGATGGCAGGTTTCTCTGTGCTGTAGGTCTGACACCGAGAGCTCCAGGAAGCAGAATGGGTCAGAGTCCGTTTGGCCTCAGTGTGATTCTTATTACAGGAGAGAGAGTGGCTCTGTTTGTTTTGGATAAAGATGGACCGAGGGGCATTGCTTTTATTTGCCAATCCTTTATTTCACGTCTCTTCACTGAAGCCCAGTGGAAAGTATTTCTTTCATTCAACCACATTGTAATCATCAAGGTTGTCCCTCATGCTATGTTCATATGTGACgttcacacatctgtgtgtgtgtgtgtgtgtgtgtgtgtgtgtgtgtgtgtgtgtgtgtgtgtgtgtgtgtgtgtgtgtgaataagctGATGTCAGACATGAACACCACTGAATGAATGTTATGATGTGAGCTGATTGGCTCAAGTGTTtgatttcagtattttattattttttaattaattttttaattttttaaatatttttcacatttttttcaaaataaaacttataGATTATCCTTCATTGTAATGAAGAGAAGTACTGTTATAAAAATATTGTGCTTAGTTAACATTATCAAACTAACCTGAAATTTAtctcaaaaataattattttgccTGCaaaatatattgtgtgtgtgtgcgtgtgtgtgtgtgtgtgtgtgtgtgtgtgtgtgtgtgcgtgtgtgtatgctagagcaagagagagagaaacagaaagatcAAAATTTAAATCCAGACTTCCCATGTATATCTAATATTGGAATGAATCATAAATTGAATTGaagttttgattttgttttcacttgtttatttttgtatgttgtGGCTCTTCCTCTAGTTGATATATGATTATTTTGAACTGTTAAAAATGTATCTGAATTAATTGTATTCACTAagtgttaaatcattttaaatgacatatttctcaattttatttcatttattcttcttcttaaagACAAGACAATCATCAAAGTCTCGTCTCCTCTTTTAGAAAAAtctcatttgtaattttttaatttctaaaattATGTGGTGGGATTAGTTAACTTTTTAAACAACATCTTTCTGTTCCTTCTTTTCACAGGACATCGAGAAAATTCCTCCATCTGTGATAGACAGCTGTGATTCTCCACTACCTGGGAGTCTGAGGTAACGCCTTGTTCAATCTCTAATCTTTGACACCTTTACTTTACAACACAACTTCatttaacacaatttaaaaaataaacgtTACAGTATTTATGAATATTAGCTGCGTTTAAAAGTTTAGTCTGATAAATACTGTTTTTTAATGGATTAAGaattaattagtattttttgtaacatttattttatttacaatttatctGTATCTAAAGGGTGAGCTATCCATCTCCTTTGTCCCAATGCAAAAagttaaattaatatttgtaatataaaaataatcaaatcacatgAGATATCCTACAATAGAATAAACATTattctgtatatttttattttttatcttttgaatGACGATTGTGTTTGATTTCTATTTAACACAGTCCGTCACTCTGACTATCAAACGTCTTTATAACGTGATGGTTTGTACAGTTTGGTGACAGAATGTGTGAAGTGCCTCAGAATAACGTAagactgttgtttttgtcttatcAGTAAAAccacttgtttattttatttcaattttccGAGAGAGCACCTGTTTGGGACATCAAACTTCGCAGACGCATTAATTATTACCACGTTGTGGGTTCATTTTCCTCACGTCGATGATGATCAGACGCCCCGTCAACATTTGCTGTGAACTCTGTGATGCAGTTCTCGGTTTGGGGACTCCCCTGGTGCCTTTTGATTGACAGGGGGGTGACATGTATGGTACTCATGGGACAGGTCCAAAACCTTTGTCCTGACCCTTTGACCTCCTTCACTCCTCTCAGC
This region of Antennarius striatus isolate MH-2024 chromosome 4, ASM4005453v1, whole genome shotgun sequence genomic DNA includes:
- the LOC137594017 gene encoding transcription factor Maf-like encodes the protein MASELAMSNSDLPTSPLAMEYVNDFDLMKFEVKKEPVEPDRSISQCSRLVAGGSLSSTPMSTPCSSVPPSPSFSAPSPGSGSEQKAHLEDFYWMTGYQQQLNPEALGFSPEDAVEALISSSHQLQTFDGYSRGQQYGGAAGAGGAMAGEEMGSAAAVVSAVIAAAAAQNGAPHHHHHHHHHHHPGAHHPSSGSQSGGGAGGNHQHLRLEDRFSDDQLVSMSVRELNRQLRGVSKEEVIRLKQKRRTLKNRGYAQSCRYKRVQQRHVLEGEKTQLIQQVDHLKQEISRLARERDAYKEKYEKLISTGFRENGGSSSDNNPSSPEFFMTSRKFLHL